In the Glycine max cultivar Williams 82 chromosome 6, Glycine_max_v4.0, whole genome shotgun sequence genome, AATCGAAAATGATAAAGAGAGTAACTTACCTTGAAGGAGAACAAAAATGCGTCAatgaacgaagaagaagaagcttgcTGCGTGAATGGAAGCAAGAAAGAACATGGAACGAGGAAGAAGctaggaagaagaagaaccaaAGAAGAAGGAGTGGCaacgaaggaagaagaaaaacaaggaagaagaagcaacaagaaAGGAGCAATATCAGAAGTGACTTATACGTACgagttactttttttattttttataaagaaaaggtAAATGACATTTTAGTCTTTTCACCTTGATTGTTGGATGTCCCAACAAAACTACTTGAGTGTCCAATTCTTATGTGCTTCCCTCGAACCATCTTATGCCTCATCCGTTTCAAATTCTAAGACCGGCCCGTATCCACTAAAACAAGTTTGTTTCATTAATCAACACTTTGAGTAGAGGATTTATATCCTTTTTACCCATGATgcctctttctttttaataagGAACTCCTGTATGATGATTTTGGGTTATAAATTACATAGTTTCATGTGAACAAATATAAGAGCAATAGGATAGAGTACTTTTTTGTGGGGGGCCAAATGGGGAGGTGTCAGTTCGAGGTAGGTTTAATGTTGTGTCTGGAGCCAACATGAGCCACGAGATTTCAGTAACTCTCTCAACCGATGTCTGATGTCACCACCGTGAACCGTTTGCACTACAAGACATGGGAATGATGCAGAAGGGGAGAGTGGCATGTCGAGATTCAACAACACTACAACAGTGATAGATTCATGGCTTTGGGGTTTGTCTGTTTTTggctttattttttatccttttctacCGTTTTAGCCTTTGGAGGGGGGTCCCTCAAGTCAAAAGAGTTTAGTCAAGCAAGCACGATCCCCTCCCTGCCCCACAAGAAAGTGAAATTACAAACACGTTGTCTCCTCagattcctttcttcttttttttccacttGTAATTGCACAATATCCCATGATTTCCCACATCCACTGGTGGGGACtgctttgtttgttttttcttttgtcagGATTCTCTTCATTTCACTCACACTATATAGTAGAGTCTTCTAACATGGGTTTATATAAGTGATACTGATTAGTGTTTTTAATTAAGGATTGTCTTTTATGTAAGAAATAAAtcgtattgaaaaaaaaaatatttatcttgtttGCAGGCCCCACAAATGAAAATAACTTGTACTTATagcatgttttaaaaaaaaaaacgagagGCCTTGAGTTACAAAGAacaacaatttaaattaaatttaaggcCTCAGTCTCTCACATATCCATCACCaggaataaaaaagaagaagaaactagattctctcattctctcattctctgtctctctctgtCTTCTCTTTTGGTTTTATCTTTCTCAGATGAACAAAGTCACAGctagaagctctcaagaaatgtCTTCCAAGAGGCACCACTTTCATTGGACAAATAAGGTTGGGACTGAGGATGGCGAAGTTCCCACTTCAGAATCATTCTCAACACTCATCAAAGAGGAGAAAAAACATGAAGACAAGGTTTctattgttgctgctgctgccgAGGCAACAAAAGCACCAGCATCTCATGTaacaaggaagaagaagctgcaAGCAGTGGCAGTCTCAAGAATCCGGTCTGTGCTCACCGTgttcaacaacaacagcaacaacaaccgATCCTCGAACTCATCTTTAGGCCTCGGCTCGCGCGTGGTCGGAACCTTATTCGGCTATCGACGAGGGCACGTGCACTTTGCATTCCAGAAGGACCCCACTTCCCAGCCAGCCTTCCTCATAGAGCTGGCTACGCCAATAAGTGTTCTTGTTCGCGAGATGGCGTCCGGGTTGGTCAGAATTGCCCTTGAATGTGACAAGGAGAAAGAAACAGAGAAGAAACATGTGAGGCTGCTTGAAGAGCCTCTGTGGAGGACTTACTGCAATGGCAAGAAGTGTGGCTTTGCCACCAGAAGAGAGTGTGGACCAAAGGATTGGGATGTTCTCAAAGCAGTTGAACCAATTTCAATGGGTGCTGGTGTTTTGCCAggaaataatagtaataataataataatagtggaGCTGAAGCAGTAGGGTCAGAGGGTGA is a window encoding:
- the LOC100792218 gene encoding protein MIZU-KUSSEI 1, with product MNKVTARSSQEMSSKRHHFHWTNKVGTEDGEVPTSESFSTLIKEEKKHEDKVSIVAAAAEATKAPASHVTRKKKLQAVAVSRIRSVLTVFNNNSNNNRSSNSSLGLGSRVVGTLFGYRRGHVHFAFQKDPTSQPAFLIELATPISVLVREMASGLVRIALECDKEKETEKKHVRLLEEPLWRTYCNGKKCGFATRRECGPKDWDVLKAVEPISMGAGVLPGNNSNNNNNSGAEAVGSEGEIMYMRAKFERIVGSRDSEAFYMMNPDSNGAPELSVYLLRV